A genomic window from Streptomyces sp. WMMC940 includes:
- a CDS encoding aminotransferase class I/II-fold pyridoxal phosphate-dependent enzyme has translation MRRTDPEGRGPVRYGPPAPDPGLPVLPELAGVLASAAGRTSPEPPGGGPILREAAAGYWWRRGLRSRPEDVAAAPGAQPLLLALLAAHGGDVLMPRPCPAWWTPQARLLGRPAFHVPTSAESGGVPDPYALLETVRRIRAEGGSPHVMLLSVADDPTATVAPPELVREACEAAVDEGLHIISDETWRDTVHEPLDRPLLSPAEMCPDDVTVISDLSGALLPAAWPVAVARFPTTGPGAGRRARVLDILTALGGFVAGPVAAAAAHALEEPGPVTARRARANALHAAVADAVHHLVLTSGALAGPPQAGRHLYADLGPLRARLAGLGVTDSMELEDYLSERLHTPVPGGHRFGDELGALRVRVDTSPFLGTSPEERLEALESDAPLALPHVAKALKSLGSAFRELR, from the coding sequence ATGCGGCGGACCGATCCGGAAGGCCGCGGCCCGGTCCGCTACGGGCCGCCCGCACCGGACCCCGGCCTGCCCGTGCTGCCCGAACTCGCCGGCGTGCTCGCGTCCGCCGCCGGACGTACCTCCCCCGAACCGCCGGGCGGGGGGCCGATCCTGCGCGAGGCCGCCGCCGGCTACTGGTGGCGGCGCGGACTGCGCAGCCGTCCCGAGGACGTGGCCGCCGCGCCCGGAGCGCAGCCGCTGCTGCTCGCGCTGCTCGCCGCGCACGGCGGCGACGTCCTCATGCCGCGGCCCTGCCCCGCGTGGTGGACACCGCAGGCCCGGCTCCTCGGACGGCCCGCGTTCCACGTGCCCACGTCCGCGGAGAGCGGCGGCGTGCCCGATCCGTACGCCCTGCTGGAGACCGTGCGGAGGATCCGGGCGGAGGGGGGCAGTCCGCATGTGATGCTGCTGTCCGTCGCGGACGACCCCACCGCCACCGTCGCCCCGCCCGAACTCGTCCGCGAGGCCTGCGAGGCGGCCGTCGACGAAGGGCTGCACATCATCAGCGACGAGACCTGGCGCGACACGGTGCACGAGCCGCTCGACCGCCCCCTGCTCAGCCCCGCCGAGATGTGCCCGGACGACGTGACCGTCATCAGCGATCTGTCGGGTGCCCTGCTGCCGGCCGCGTGGCCCGTCGCCGTGGCCCGGTTCCCGACGACGGGGCCCGGCGCCGGGCGGCGGGCCCGGGTGCTCGACATCCTCACGGCCCTCGGGGGTTTCGTCGCCGGTCCGGTGGCGGCGGCCGCCGCGCACGCGCTGGAGGAGCCGGGCCCGGTCACCGCCCGGCGCGCCCGGGCGAACGCCCTGCACGCCGCCGTCGCCGACGCGGTCCACCATCTGGTCCTCACCTCCGGCGCCCTCGCCGGGCCGCCCCAGGCGGGTCGCCATCTCTACGCGGACCTGGGCCCGTTGCGAGCCCGGCTCGCCGGTCTCGGGGTCACCGACTCGATGGAGCTGGAGGACTACCTCAGCGAACGCCTGCACACACCGGTCCCCGGCGGTCACCGCTTCGGCGACGAACTCGGCGCGCTGCGCGTCCGTGTCGACACCAGCCCCTTCCTGGGCACGAGCCCGGAGGAACGCCTCGAAGCCCTCGAGTCCGACGCCCCCCTCGCACTGCCGCATGTCGCCAAGGCGCTGAAGTCCCTCGGATCGGCCTTCCGGGAACTGCGATGA
- a CDS encoding TIGR03086 family metal-binding protein yields the protein MDTRLLDRHAEALALFTDRVHAVRPEQWDAPTPCTGWSVRDLVNHVTAEQLWVPPLVGEGRSVSDVGDAYDGDVLGGHPAVTWDRAASAAKAAFREPGALDRGVGLSHGDTTVAAYCSQMTADVIVHAWDLSRAIGADDTLPDALVGFAAEEVAPYAAELSGSGLFAPAVEPPEGADRQTRLLCLLGRRP from the coding sequence ATGGACACTCGCCTGCTGGACCGGCACGCCGAGGCCCTCGCGCTCTTCACGGACCGGGTGCACGCCGTCCGCCCTGAGCAGTGGGACGCGCCGACGCCCTGCACCGGATGGTCCGTGCGGGACCTCGTCAACCATGTGACCGCCGAGCAGTTGTGGGTACCGCCCCTGGTCGGCGAAGGCCGTTCGGTCTCGGACGTGGGCGACGCCTACGACGGCGACGTGCTCGGCGGGCATCCCGCCGTCACCTGGGACCGGGCCGCCTCCGCGGCCAAGGCTGCCTTCCGTGAGCCGGGAGCCCTGGACCGGGGCGTCGGTCTGTCGCACGGCGACACCACGGTCGCCGCCTACTGCTCGCAGATGACGGCCGACGTGATCGTGCACGCGTGGGACCTCTCGCGGGCGATCGGCGCCGACGACACCCTCCCGGACGCACTGGTCGGCTTCGCCGCGGAGGAAGTCGCGCCGTACGCCGCCGAACTGTCCGGAAGCGGCCTGTTCGCGCCTGCCGTGGAACCGCCGGAGGGCGCGGACCGGCAGACGAGGCTGCTCTGCCTGCTGGGGCGCCGTCCCTGA
- a CDS encoding bifunctional phosphatase PAP2/diacylglycerol kinase family protein has product MPAFHRDAAPRSAAHSLPQSFTRAVSRVVSFPEGLPQRTPRARRVASTLTGWDRGVLHAVATRHWPGADPVLPRLSRAADHGLLWFGTAAGMAVFGRGARSRRAAVRGVASLALASATINTVAKRSVRRSRPLLDAVPLVRQLKRQPFTTSFPSGHSASAAAFATGVAMESKGWGAVVAPVAAAVALSRVYTGVHYPSDVLVGAALGVGAAFAVRGLVPTRDQLPPPGRPHTLAPRLPAGKDLVVVANRSSGSGTGPLGALAAGDDATALVRDALPLARIVECAPEEIESALEEAARSGCRALGVLGGDGTVNLAASTAARHGLPLAVFPGGTLNHFAYDLGLETVHDTCEALTSGDAVRVDLGRFTPGPDGAREGHFVNTFSLGVYPEMVRIRERWSPRIGGWPAGVLAALRTLRGEHPLEAEIAGRRRPLWLLFAGNGSYQRVGPTPGRRYDLADGLLDVRAVHGGRFPGVRLLAAALAGPLSRSPFHAAGRLRKLRISGLAPGSLLAYDGEIAGAPTDLTVDKLTEALVVYRPSPASPLL; this is encoded by the coding sequence ATGCCGGCCTTCCACCGAGACGCAGCGCCGCGGTCCGCCGCGCACTCGCTCCCGCAGTCCTTCACGCGTGCCGTGTCCCGCGTCGTGTCCTTCCCCGAGGGGTTGCCGCAGCGTACGCCGCGCGCCCGGCGGGTCGCCTCGACCCTCACCGGGTGGGACCGCGGGGTCCTCCATGCGGTCGCGACCCGCCACTGGCCGGGGGCCGACCCGGTGCTGCCGAGGCTCAGCAGGGCCGCCGACCACGGGCTCCTGTGGTTCGGCACGGCCGCCGGGATGGCCGTCTTCGGACGCGGCGCACGGTCGCGGCGGGCCGCTGTGCGCGGCGTGGCCTCGCTGGCGCTCGCCTCCGCGACGATCAACACCGTGGCCAAGCGGTCGGTGCGCAGGTCGCGCCCGCTGCTCGACGCCGTGCCGCTCGTCAGGCAGCTGAAGCGGCAGCCGTTCACCACGTCCTTCCCCTCCGGCCATTCGGCGTCGGCGGCGGCGTTCGCCACGGGAGTGGCGATGGAGTCCAAAGGCTGGGGTGCGGTCGTGGCACCGGTCGCGGCCGCGGTCGCCCTGTCCCGCGTCTACACCGGGGTCCACTACCCGAGCGATGTCCTCGTGGGGGCCGCGCTCGGCGTCGGAGCGGCGTTCGCGGTGCGCGGGCTGGTGCCGACCCGGGACCAGCTGCCGCCGCCGGGACGGCCGCACACCCTGGCGCCCCGGCTGCCCGCCGGGAAGGACCTCGTCGTGGTCGCCAACCGCTCCTCCGGCTCCGGGACCGGACCACTTGGCGCGCTGGCCGCCGGGGACGACGCCACGGCCCTGGTCCGCGACGCGCTGCCGTTGGCGCGGATCGTCGAGTGCGCTCCGGAGGAGATCGAGAGCGCCCTGGAGGAGGCGGCCAGGAGCGGCTGTCGGGCCCTCGGCGTGCTGGGCGGTGACGGCACGGTGAACCTCGCCGCGAGCACCGCGGCCCGGCACGGGCTGCCGCTCGCCGTGTTCCCCGGAGGGACTCTGAACCACTTCGCTTACGACCTCGGTCTGGAGACCGTGCACGACACGTGCGAGGCACTGACGTCGGGTGATGCCGTACGCGTGGACCTGGGCCGGTTCACCCCGGGGCCGGACGGCGCGCGGGAGGGCCACTTCGTCAACACCTTCTCCCTCGGCGTGTACCCCGAGATGGTGCGCATCCGGGAACGGTGGTCGCCGAGGATCGGCGGCTGGCCCGCCGGTGTGCTGGCCGCGCTGCGGACCCTGCGCGGCGAGCACCCCCTGGAGGCGGAGATCGCCGGGCGCAGGAGGCCGCTGTGGCTGCTGTTCGCCGGGAACGGGAGCTACCAGCGCGTCGGCCCGACACCCGGGCGCCGTTACGACCTCGCCGACGGACTGCTCGACGTCCGGGCGGTGCACGGCGGCCGGTTCCCGGGCGTGCGGCTGCTCGCCGCGGCGCTCGCGGGTCCGCTGAGCCGGTCCCCGTTCCACGCGGCCGGCCGGCTGCGGAAGCTGCGCATCTCCGGCCTGGCGCCGGGCTCGCTGCTCGCGTACGACGGCGAGATCGCCGGGGCACCGACGGACCTGACGGTGGACAAACTGACGGAGGCACTGGTCGTCTACCGGCCCTCGCCTGCCTCACCGCTGCTCTGA
- a CDS encoding class I SAM-dependent methyltransferase — protein MPKETAVYTHGHHESVLRSHRWRTAANSAAYLVPELRPGADVLDVGCGPGTITADLAALVSPGTVTAVDAAPDVLEPAREEARARGLDSIRFEVADVHALDFPDDSFDVVHAHQVLQHVGDPVAALREMRRVCRPGGVVAVRDSDYGAFAWFPEVPALDTWLELYRRVARANGGEPDAGRRLYSWARAAGFPDVTATASAWCFTTPDERAWWSGLWADRTTASAYAALAVEGGHARPHELDAIAAAWRAWGRADDGWFMVPHGELICRAP, from the coding sequence ATGCCGAAGGAGACCGCCGTCTACACCCACGGCCACCACGAGTCGGTGCTGCGCTCGCACCGCTGGCGCACGGCGGCCAACTCGGCCGCGTACCTCGTGCCCGAACTGCGGCCCGGTGCCGACGTGCTGGACGTCGGCTGCGGCCCCGGCACGATCACGGCCGATCTGGCGGCCCTGGTCTCCCCCGGTACGGTCACGGCGGTCGACGCCGCGCCGGACGTCCTGGAGCCGGCGCGGGAGGAGGCGCGGGCACGCGGACTGGACAGCATCCGCTTCGAGGTCGCCGACGTCCACGCACTGGACTTCCCCGACGACTCCTTCGACGTCGTCCACGCCCACCAGGTGCTGCAGCACGTGGGCGACCCGGTGGCGGCGCTCCGCGAGATGCGGCGGGTGTGCAGGCCGGGCGGCGTCGTCGCCGTCCGCGACAGCGACTACGGCGCCTTCGCCTGGTTTCCCGAAGTCCCGGCGCTGGACACCTGGCTGGAGCTGTACCGCCGTGTGGCACGGGCCAACGGCGGGGAACCGGACGCCGGCCGCAGGCTGTACTCGTGGGCGCGCGCCGCCGGCTTCCCCGACGTCACGGCTACGGCCTCCGCCTGGTGCTTCACCACCCCGGACGAACGCGCGTGGTGGAGCGGTCTGTGGGCGGACCGTACGACGGCCTCGGCCTATGCGGCGCTCGCCGTCGAGGGCGGCCACGCCCGCCCGCACGAACTCGACGCCATAGCCGCGGCCTGGCGCGCTTGGGGCCGCGCTGACGACGGCTGGTTCATGGTCCCGCACGGCGAACTGATCTGCCGGGCACCCTGA
- a CDS encoding DUF4158 domain-containing protein, with amino-acid sequence MEEFVRRAVELPESTLPVYASARTAERYGSWVRERCQVRYDGPAARGLVKETMRIEAASKNDPADLINIALEKLVEAGLEIPRFSTLDATVSTVRRQVNEEILTRIRVG; translated from the coding sequence GTGGAGGAGTTCGTGCGCCGGGCGGTGGAGCTGCCGGAGAGCACCTTGCCGGTGTACGCGTCGGCCCGGACGGCCGAGCGGTACGGGTCGTGGGTGCGTGAGCGGTGCCAGGTGCGCTACGACGGCCCGGCGGCCCGCGGGCTGGTCAAGGAGACGATGCGGATCGAGGCGGCGTCGAAGAACGATCCGGCGGACCTGATCAACATCGCGCTGGAGAAGCTGGTCGAGGCCGGGCTGGAGATCCCGCGGTTCTCCACGCTGGACGCGACGGTGTCCACTGTGCGGAGGCAGGTCAACGAGGAGATCCTGACAAGGATCCGGGTCGGATGA
- a CDS encoding VOC family protein, whose amino-acid sequence MEILGTTLRICVDDLEAAAGFYERLTGTPALRFERGGVSVAAVGCFLLMSGPESELEILRKVSATLAVEDVDTAYATLTGVGAEVVAGPVPTPVGRNLIAVHPDGSVFEYADRKPAADGPGAPGH is encoded by the coding sequence ATGGAGATCCTCGGAACCACGCTGCGTATCTGCGTCGACGACCTGGAAGCCGCGGCCGGCTTCTACGAACGCCTGACCGGCACGCCTGCGCTCCGCTTCGAGCGCGGCGGGGTGTCGGTGGCGGCGGTGGGCTGCTTCCTGCTCATGAGCGGTCCCGAGTCGGAGCTGGAGATCCTCCGCAAGGTGTCCGCGACCCTCGCGGTCGAGGACGTGGACACGGCGTACGCGACGCTCACCGGGGTCGGCGCCGAGGTGGTGGCCGGACCGGTGCCGACGCCGGTGGGCCGCAACCTCATCGCGGTCCACCCCGACGGGTCGGTGTTCGAGTACGCCGACCGGAAGCCCGCCGCCGACGGCCCCGGCGCGCCGGGCCACTGA
- a CDS encoding DUF4232 domain-containing protein, whose protein sequence is MSWPIRTRTGGDHAGPGRPVPDPAVRTRAARVRTAVRARTRTRARARVLGTLAAVVALAAPVVSAAPAAAAPPPPCLTSDLSLSWAPGGTAVSGGTEPGSSRTAVVALRNAGDTTCLLDGFPKVTLAQGATTENLVDQRSVAHSAVTLEPGASARFTLTFRQGQSGQDGVIEPVTAIVTPPNNTASTNMRWRWGPVAEQESADPPRNFVGPVVAA, encoded by the coding sequence ATGTCATGGCCGATACGCACCCGCACGGGCGGTGACCACGCAGGTCCGGGCCGTCCCGTCCCTGATCCTGCGGTGCGCACCCGTGCGGCACGTGTCCGTACGGCCGTCCGTGCCCGTACCAGGACCCGTGCCCGGGCACGGGTCCTGGGCACCCTGGCGGCGGTGGTGGCCCTCGCCGCACCGGTGGTGTCGGCAGCACCCGCCGCGGCGGCGCCGCCCCCGCCGTGCCTGACCTCGGACCTGTCGCTGTCCTGGGCTCCGGGCGGCACGGCCGTCTCGGGCGGCACGGAGCCCGGCAGCAGCCGGACCGCCGTCGTCGCCCTGCGGAACGCGGGGGACACCACCTGTCTGCTGGACGGCTTCCCGAAGGTGACGCTCGCCCAGGGGGCCACGACGGAGAACCTCGTGGACCAGCGGTCGGTGGCGCACTCGGCCGTCACCCTCGAGCCCGGGGCGAGCGCCCGGTTCACCCTCACGTTCCGGCAGGGGCAGTCCGGCCAGGACGGGGTGATCGAGCCGGTCACCGCGATCGTGACCCCGCCGAACAACACGGCGTCCACGAACATGCGCTGGCGCTGGGGCCCGGTCGCCGAGCAGGAGTCGGCCGACCCGCCGCGCAACTTCGTGGGTCCCGTGGTGGCCGCCTGA
- a CDS encoding GNAT family N-acetyltransferase has product MSPAPSPPPDPRDAGTASGPGATAGPPALSGSGAPGGSAAPDAPAAEVAVGPRTFVRHYRLDDAAQYTALARESTRLHRPWLFPPRTEADYLAYARRLLDDPTRAGYLVCDRTDGRIAGFININNIVEGAFLSGALGYGAFAHSAGRGLMTEGLSLVVRHAFGPLGLHRLEANVQPRNRASIALVRRLGFRLEGFSPDFLLIDGAWRDHERWAITAEMELRVPRAVPGAGRPD; this is encoded by the coding sequence ATGTCCCCGGCACCGAGTCCCCCTCCGGACCCACGCGACGCCGGCACCGCTTCCGGCCCCGGTGCCACGGCGGGCCCCCCGGCCCTCTCGGGTTCCGGGGCCCCCGGCGGTTCCGCGGCCCCCGACGCTCCCGCCGCGGAGGTCGCGGTGGGCCCGAGGACGTTCGTACGCCACTACCGCCTCGACGACGCGGCGCAGTACACGGCGCTCGCCAGGGAGAGCACCCGGCTCCACCGGCCCTGGCTCTTCCCGCCCCGGACGGAGGCCGACTACCTCGCCTACGCCCGCAGGCTCCTCGACGACCCCACCAGGGCCGGTTACCTCGTCTGTGATCGTACGGACGGCCGGATCGCCGGGTTCATCAACATCAACAACATCGTCGAGGGCGCCTTCCTCAGCGGCGCACTCGGTTACGGGGCGTTCGCCCACTCCGCGGGCCGGGGACTGATGACGGAGGGTCTCTCGCTCGTCGTCCGCCATGCCTTCGGGCCGCTCGGACTGCACCGGCTCGAAGCCAACGTCCAGCCCCGCAACCGGGCCTCCATCGCCCTGGTGCGGCGGCTTGGCTTCCGGCTGGAGGGCTTCTCCCCGGACTTCCTGCTCATCGACGGCGCCTGGCGCGACCACGAGCGCTGGGCGATCACCGCCGAGATGGAACTCCGCGTACCACGAGCGGTCCCCGGCGCCGGCAGGCCGGACTGA
- a CDS encoding DUF1049 domain-containing protein, which yields MSRKDTTTGVKGSGGRGGEGLRGRLTPGRIAALVVAALTLVFIFENTQKVEIRLLIPVVTIPLYLALLGTWVVGGLCGAYLSCRRRR from the coding sequence ATGAGCCGGAAGGACACGACGACCGGAGTCAAGGGCAGCGGCGGGCGAGGCGGTGAGGGCCTCCGCGGCAGACTCACCCCCGGGAGGATCGCCGCCCTGGTGGTCGCGGCCCTCACCCTGGTCTTCATCTTCGAGAACACCCAGAAAGTCGAGATCAGACTGCTGATTCCCGTGGTCACGATCCCCCTGTACCTGGCTCTGCTGGGGACATGGGTGGTCGGCGGTCTTTGCGGTGCCTACCTCTCCTGCCGCCGCAGGAGATGA
- a CDS encoding GntR family transcriptional regulator has translation MAVSGQQRRPVVVLYERIADAIHEGTYPPGCTLPSEPRLAAELGVSRPALREALLLLQEDGLLTVRRGVGRTVNDSPPRRGFEHVRPLEEQLSAGTSPLRVRALLRTVEEPTDFTTQHLLAPARAELRFWESLLSGEGSAAALSQEWAAADDVLVRAHPAFAQALDKAGGDTGTSMLAVLTGASRGVPLTAHSGITATLLGRRRGAQLNRPADTPAVLVTQVVRSADVPILAAKHMLPTGAPALPVLQSH, from the coding sequence GTGGCAGTCAGCGGACAGCAGCGTAGGCCGGTCGTCGTCCTGTACGAGCGGATCGCGGACGCCATCCACGAGGGAACCTATCCGCCGGGTTGCACCCTGCCGTCCGAGCCGCGACTCGCCGCCGAACTGGGCGTGAGCCGGCCCGCCCTGCGCGAGGCGCTCCTGCTCCTCCAGGAGGACGGGCTGCTGACGGTACGGCGCGGAGTGGGCAGGACGGTCAACGACAGCCCGCCGCGCCGGGGCTTCGAGCACGTCCGGCCGCTGGAGGAGCAGCTCTCGGCGGGTACGTCGCCCCTGCGGGTGAGAGCGCTGCTGCGCACGGTCGAGGAACCGACCGACTTCACCACCCAGCACCTGCTCGCCCCCGCCCGGGCCGAGCTGCGGTTCTGGGAGTCGCTGCTGTCGGGCGAGGGCAGCGCGGCGGCGCTCAGTCAGGAGTGGGCGGCGGCGGACGACGTCCTGGTGCGGGCGCACCCGGCGTTCGCGCAGGCCCTGGACAAGGCGGGCGGCGACACCGGCACGTCGATGCTCGCGGTGCTGACCGGGGCCTCCCGGGGAGTGCCGCTGACCGCGCACTCGGGCATCACGGCGACGCTCCTCGGCAGGCGCCGGGGGGCGCAGCTGAACCGCCCGGCCGACACTCCCGCCGTGCTGGTCACCCAGGTCGTACGGTCCGCCGACGTCCCGATCCTGGCCGCAAAGCACATGCTGCCGACGGGCGCCCCGGCGCTCCCGGTCCTCCAGTCGCACTGA
- a CDS encoding adenosine deaminase, translated as MHLSDNSAAESPAAPGPVADWIRRAPKAVLHDHLDGGLRPATIIELAEGCGYGDLPTDDPDALGVWFRDAADSGSLERYLETFAHTCAVMQTRDALFRVAAECAEDLAADGVVYAEVRYAPEQHQARGLSLDEVVDAVNEGLREGERRAGGRITVRALLTGMRHTRRSLEIAELTVAHRDRGVAGFDIAGGEIGNPPANHLPAFQHLKRHNCHFTIHAGEAVGAESIHEAVQVCGAERIGHGVRITDDIQVHDDGTATLGHLAAYVRDNRIALEVCPTSNLQTGAAKDYATHPIDLLRRLGFRVTLNTDNRLVSGTTMSREFQHMADAFGYGPEVFEHFTVAAVESAFLPLPERRRIIDEVIRPGYSALG; from the coding sequence ATGCACTTGTCTGACAACTCCGCCGCAGAGTCCCCCGCCGCCCCCGGCCCCGTCGCCGACTGGATCCGCCGCGCGCCGAAGGCCGTTCTCCACGACCATCTGGACGGCGGTCTCCGCCCCGCCACGATCATCGAGCTGGCCGAGGGATGCGGCTACGGCGATCTTCCCACCGACGACCCCGACGCACTCGGCGTCTGGTTCCGCGACGCCGCGGACTCGGGTTCGCTGGAGCGCTACCTGGAGACCTTCGCCCACACCTGCGCGGTGATGCAGACCCGCGACGCCCTCTTCCGGGTCGCTGCGGAATGCGCCGAGGACCTGGCGGCGGACGGTGTCGTGTACGCCGAGGTGCGCTACGCCCCCGAGCAGCACCAGGCGCGGGGCCTGAGCCTCGACGAGGTCGTGGACGCCGTCAACGAGGGTCTCCGTGAGGGCGAGCGGCGGGCGGGCGGGCGCATCACCGTCCGTGCCCTGCTCACCGGCATGCGGCACACCCGGCGCTCGCTGGAGATAGCCGAGCTGACCGTCGCCCACCGGGACCGCGGTGTCGCCGGCTTCGACATAGCGGGCGGCGAGATCGGCAACCCGCCGGCGAACCACCTGCCCGCGTTCCAGCACCTGAAGCGGCACAACTGCCACTTCACCATCCACGCCGGCGAGGCCGTCGGCGCGGAGTCCATCCACGAGGCGGTCCAGGTCTGCGGTGCCGAGCGCATCGGCCACGGTGTACGGATCACCGACGACATCCAGGTCCACGACGACGGCACGGCGACGCTCGGCCACCTCGCCGCCTACGTCCGCGACAACCGCATCGCGCTGGAGGTCTGCCCGACGTCGAATCTGCAGACCGGTGCCGCGAAGGACTACGCAACGCATCCGATCGACCTGCTGCGCCGTCTGGGCTTCCGGGTGACGCTCAACACCGACAACCGTCTGGTCTCCGGCACCACCATGAGCCGCGAGTTCCAGCACATGGCCGACGCGTTCGGCTACGGTCCCGAGGTCTTCGAGCACTTCACCGTCGCGGCCGTCGAGTCCGCCTTCCTGCCTCTCCCTGAGCGCCGCCGCATCATCGACGAGGTGATCCGGCCGGGTTACTCGGCACTCGGCTGA
- a CDS encoding S66 peptidase family protein has translation MHQHSGTAGPTALTRPPRLTAGARVAVVATSGPVPADALETGLGILRGWGLDPVVMPHVLDESRDLGYLAGRDEDRARDLEQAWCDPAVSAVVCARGGYGAQRMVDLVDWTAIRAAGPKVFVGYSDVTALHEAFAVRTGLSTLHGPMPATANFLKDTTTQESLRATLFEPESVMTLGPGTGGGALVPGRAGGVTLGGCVSLLAADLGTPHARPSARGGLLLIEDVGEEAYRLDRVLTQLLRSGWLDGVAGVALGSWEDCGPYEEVRALLLDRLSGLGVPVVEELGFGHGPGNLTVPLGLPAVLDADAGTLTLEVPALG, from the coding sequence ATGCACCAGCACTCCGGCACGGCGGGCCCGACCGCCCTCACCCGGCCCCCGCGCCTCACCGCCGGGGCCAGGGTCGCCGTCGTCGCCACGAGCGGTCCCGTCCCCGCCGACGCCCTCGAAACGGGCCTGGGCATCCTGCGCGGCTGGGGCCTGGACCCGGTCGTCATGCCCCATGTCCTCGACGAGAGCCGGGATCTCGGATATCTCGCGGGCAGGGACGAGGACCGTGCCCGGGACCTGGAGCAGGCATGGTGCGATCCGGCGGTCTCCGCCGTCGTCTGCGCTCGCGGCGGCTACGGCGCACAGCGCATGGTGGACCTGGTCGACTGGACCGCGATACGCGCGGCCGGACCGAAGGTCTTCGTCGGCTACAGCGACGTGACCGCCCTCCACGAGGCCTTCGCGGTCCGCACAGGGCTGTCCACCCTGCACGGCCCCATGCCGGCCACGGCGAACTTCCTCAAGGACACCACCACCCAGGAGTCGCTGCGCGCCACGCTGTTCGAGCCCGAGTCGGTGATGACCCTCGGACCGGGCACGGGCGGCGGTGCGCTTGTCCCGGGGCGCGCGGGCGGCGTCACCCTCGGCGGCTGCGTCAGTCTGCTCGCAGCCGACCTCGGCACCCCGCACGCACGGCCCTCGGCACGCGGCGGCCTGCTGCTGATCGAGGACGTGGGGGAGGAGGCGTACCGCCTGGACCGGGTCCTCACCCAGCTGCTGCGTTCCGGCTGGCTGGACGGAGTGGCGGGTGTCGCCCTCGGCTCCTGGGAGGACTGCGGGCCCTACGAGGAGGTCCGGGCGCTCCTCCTGGATCGACTGTCCGGACTGGGTGTACCGGTCGTCGAGGAACTGGGCTTCGGGCACGGCCCGGGCAATCTCACGGTGCCCCTCGGGCTGCCGGCGGTCCTCGACGCCGACGCGGGGACGCTGACGCTGGAGGTTCCGGCACTGGGCTGA